From the genome of Rarobacter incanus, one region includes:
- a CDS encoding glycosyltransferase family 4 protein yields MPRTLMITNDFPTRQGGIETFAEELAKRFDPDDLVVYTASMPGDAAYDEQAAFTVIRDRAGTLLPTWRVRRNVVAAMRAHGCDRVLFGASAPLGLLAPALRRAGAQTIVAITHGHEAWWAAIPGTRQLLARIGAHVDYLTYISAWCRDHIAVALHPADRAKQVRLAPGVDPARFYPGVGSGRARSLLNLADRTPIVLVTGRLVERKGQDRLIDAWPRVRRNHPAAVLVIVGKGPYRAALEARARDRGVTDSVIFAGSVPWADLPAYYDDCTVFAMPSRARKRGLEVEGLGIVYLEAGACAKPVIVGDSGGAPDAVVDGETGFLVDPENPRDIADRISQLLADQELAARMGQAGRRRVVAEWTWDQVAQTAKKYLGLAAD; encoded by the coding sequence ATGCCCCGCACACTCATGATCACGAACGACTTCCCCACTCGCCAGGGCGGTATCGAGACGTTCGCGGAAGAACTTGCCAAGCGTTTTGACCCGGATGATCTGGTCGTCTACACGGCCTCGATGCCGGGCGACGCCGCGTACGACGAGCAGGCGGCCTTCACCGTCATCCGCGATCGGGCAGGAACGTTGCTGCCGACCTGGCGCGTGCGCCGCAACGTGGTGGCGGCGATGCGCGCGCACGGGTGCGACCGGGTGCTGTTTGGAGCATCGGCACCATTGGGCCTTCTGGCACCCGCGCTGCGGCGCGCGGGCGCGCAGACGATCGTCGCCATCACTCACGGGCACGAGGCGTGGTGGGCTGCGATACCGGGGACCAGGCAGCTGCTTGCGCGCATCGGCGCCCACGTCGACTACCTGACCTACATTTCCGCATGGTGCCGTGACCACATAGCCGTCGCGCTGCACCCCGCCGACCGCGCCAAGCAGGTTCGGCTGGCGCCCGGCGTCGACCCCGCGCGCTTCTATCCGGGCGTGGGGTCCGGCCGCGCGCGCAGCCTGCTCAACCTTGCCGATCGAACCCCGATCGTGCTGGTCACGGGCCGGTTAGTTGAACGAAAGGGGCAGGACCGGCTCATCGATGCGTGGCCGCGGGTGCGCCGTAATCATCCGGCGGCCGTGCTCGTCATCGTCGGCAAGGGCCCGTACCGCGCAGCATTGGAGGCCCGCGCGCGCGATCGCGGGGTGACCGACTCCGTGATTTTCGCGGGTTCCGTCCCGTGGGCCGACCTGCCCGCCTACTACGACGATTGCACGGTATTCGCAATGCCTTCACGCGCCCGCAAGCGCGGGCTGGAGGTCGAGGGTCTGGGGATCGTCTATCTGGAGGCGGGAGCCTGCGCCAAACCCGTCATCGTCGGCGATTCCGGAGGCGCGCCCGATGCCGTCGTCGATGGTGAAACGGGGTTCTTGGTCGATCCGGAAAACCCGCGCGACATAGCCGACCGCATTTCGCAGCTGCTTGCGGACCAGGAATTGGCCGCGCGGATGGGGCAAGCAGGGCGCCGACGGGTCGTTGCGGAGTGGACCTGGGACCAGGTCGCTCAAACAGCTAAGAAGTACCTGGGCTTGGCCGCAGATTAG
- the rpmE gene encoding 50S ribosomal protein L31 produces MKAGIHPEYVVTQVTCTCGNTFVTRSTETSGKIAADVCNACHPFYTGKQKILDTGGRVARFEARYGKKNK; encoded by the coding sequence ATGAAGGCTGGGATCCACCCCGAGTACGTCGTGACGCAGGTAACCTGCACGTGCGGCAACACGTTCGTCACCCGCAGCACGGAAACGTCCGGCAAGATTGCGGCGGACGTCTGTAACGCCTGCCACCCGTTCTACACCGGCAAGCAGAAGATCCTCGACACCGGTGGGCGCGTCGCTCGCTTCGAGGCACGCTACGGCAAGAAGAACAAGTAG
- the prfA gene encoding peptide chain release factor 1 has product MAAPHEPTPHHFAAVDPLLEEYADLERQLADPAVHADQARARTLGRRYAELGAVVRAFRHWKSTADDLAAARELAELDDSFAAEAATLQTQEEEASAKLRAVLLPRDPDDARDVILEIKAGEGGEESALFAGDLLRMYLRYAEMRGWKTEIIGSTESDLGGYKDVSVAIKSKGTVEPADGVWAHLKYEGGVHRVQRVPVTESQGRIHTSAAGVLVFPEADDVTDVDIDQNDLRIDVYRSSGPGGQSVNTTDSAVRITHIPTGIVVSMQNEKSQLQNREQAMRVLRARLLAAKQEEAAAQANDLRRSQVRTVDRSERIRTYNFPENRIADHRTGYKAYNLDHVLDGNLGPVIESAIAADEEARMAATGE; this is encoded by the coding sequence ATGGCAGCGCCCCACGAACCGACCCCGCACCACTTCGCCGCGGTCGACCCGCTGCTGGAAGAGTATGCGGACCTGGAACGGCAGCTTGCGGATCCCGCCGTGCACGCGGATCAGGCGCGCGCACGCACCCTAGGCAGGCGCTACGCGGAGCTGGGCGCGGTGGTGCGCGCCTTCAGGCACTGGAAATCGACCGCCGACGATCTTGCCGCCGCGCGGGAGCTTGCCGAACTCGACGATTCCTTCGCTGCTGAGGCCGCCACCTTGCAAACCCAAGAAGAGGAGGCATCGGCGAAGCTGCGCGCGGTGCTGCTGCCGCGCGATCCTGACGATGCGCGCGATGTCATCCTCGAAATCAAGGCGGGAGAAGGGGGCGAGGAGTCGGCGCTCTTTGCTGGTGACTTGCTCCGGATGTACCTGCGGTATGCCGAGATGCGGGGCTGGAAGACGGAGATCATCGGATCGACGGAATCGGACCTGGGCGGATACAAGGACGTTTCCGTCGCTATCAAATCGAAAGGAACCGTGGAACCCGCCGATGGCGTCTGGGCGCACCTGAAGTACGAGGGGGGAGTGCACCGCGTCCAGCGCGTCCCCGTCACCGAATCGCAGGGGCGGATCCACACATCCGCCGCCGGGGTCCTGGTATTCCCCGAGGCGGACGACGTCACGGACGTCGACATCGATCAAAATGATCTGCGCATAGACGTGTATCGATCGTCCGGACCTGGCGGGCAGTCCGTCAACACGACGGATTCCGCCGTTCGCATCACGCACATTCCCACCGGGATCGTCGTTTCGATGCAGAACGAGAAGTCGCAGCTGCAAAACCGCGAGCAGGCCATGCGCGTGCTGCGCGCCCGCTTGCTGGCGGCGAAGCAGGAGGAGGCAGCGGCGCAGGCTAACGATTTGCGCCGCTCGCAGGTCCGCACGGTCGACCGTTCCGAGCGGATCCGCACCTACAACTTTCCCGAGAACCGCATCGCGGATCACCGCACCGGCTACAAGGCGTACAACTTAGACCACGTGCTGGACGGCAACCTGGGTCCGGTCATCGAATCGGCCATCGCCGCCGACGAAGAGGCGCGCATGGCAGCGACGGGGGAATGA
- the prmC gene encoding peptide chain release factor N(5)-glutamine methyltransferase, producing MTVPLGWREQIDLAASRLSQAGIAAARHEALLLAAHAAGRSPGEMAAVQITGSLAPDVDASEAFARMVARRCERVPLQHITGVAPFRRRELCVGPGVFVPRPETEQVVEAAIRVAGLEAGRAARVADLCAGSGAIGFAIADEFPLTRVWSVELDGNAFEWTQRNWRSLPDSVRPRVDLRRADARTALHELDGSLDLVISNPPYIPGDAVPRDPEVALHDPGVALYGLGADGLEVPRGIIAAAARLLRPRGWFVMEHAETQDAAVRAMVGTDSFDSVATCNDLAGRPRMVVARRIESS from the coding sequence ATGACGGTCCCCTTGGGCTGGCGAGAGCAGATCGACCTGGCGGCTAGTCGGCTTTCGCAAGCGGGTATCGCGGCCGCGCGCCACGAGGCCCTGCTCTTGGCCGCGCACGCGGCGGGCCGGTCCCCGGGGGAGATGGCCGCCGTGCAGATCACCGGGTCGTTGGCGCCCGACGTTGACGCCAGTGAGGCGTTCGCGCGGATGGTCGCCCGGCGCTGCGAGCGCGTGCCGCTGCAGCACATCACGGGAGTCGCCCCGTTTCGCCGCCGGGAACTGTGCGTCGGGCCGGGCGTCTTTGTCCCGCGCCCGGAGACCGAACAGGTGGTCGAGGCGGCCATACGAGTCGCGGGGCTCGAAGCGGGCCGCGCCGCGCGCGTGGCGGATTTATGTGCGGGCAGCGGCGCCATTGGTTTCGCCATCGCCGACGAGTTCCCGCTCACCCGCGTGTGGTCCGTCGAGCTAGATGGGAACGCCTTCGAATGGACGCAACGCAACTGGCGGTCGCTGCCGGACTCCGTGCGTCCGCGCGTCGACCTGCGGCGCGCCGACGCACGCACGGCGTTGCACGAACTGGACGGATCGCTGGATCTGGTCATCAGCAACCCGCCCTATATCCCGGGCGACGCCGTTCCGCGTGACCCGGAGGTCGCGCTGCACGATCCCGGCGTGGCCCTGTATGGGCTGGGGGCCGACGGCCTGGAGGTGCCGCGCGGGATCATTGCGGCGGCGGCTAGGCTGCTGCGCCCGAGAGGCTGGTTCGTGATGGAACACGCGGAAACCCAGGATGCCGCGGTGCGTGCCATGGTCGGCACAGACTCGTTCGATAGCGTGGCGACCTGCAACGACTTGGCGGGGCGCCCGCGTATGGTAGTGGCACGAAGAATCGAAAGTTCGTAA
- a CDS encoding L-threonylcarbamoyladenylate synthase has protein sequence MTNTFAVQDPGTWGPSLDAAVATIARGDLVVLPTDTVYGVGADPFDPRAVARLLAAKGRGRQMPPPVLVANESGLDALADQVPDFVRALVAAFWPGGLTVICSVQPSLAWDLGETRGTVALRMPNHPAALALLTRTGPLAVSSANLTGHPAALTCADAQSQLGDSIGCYLDGGSAPGQIASTIVDATGGSARVVRLGAIDVAALEAVIGSVELAPGVPANSSSPANPSHGPEAR, from the coding sequence ATGACCAACACGTTTGCTGTGCAAGATCCAGGCACGTGGGGACCCTCCCTCGACGCGGCCGTCGCCACCATCGCTCGCGGCGACCTTGTGGTCCTGCCAACGGACACGGTCTACGGCGTCGGCGCCGATCCCTTCGACCCGCGCGCCGTTGCTCGCCTATTGGCGGCCAAGGGGCGCGGACGTCAGATGCCGCCGCCAGTGCTCGTGGCGAACGAATCCGGACTCGATGCGCTGGCCGACCAGGTCCCAGACTTCGTCAGGGCTCTCGTCGCCGCGTTTTGGCCGGGCGGGCTGACCGTCATATGCAGCGTGCAGCCCTCGCTCGCGTGGGACCTGGGCGAGACGCGCGGCACCGTCGCGCTACGAATGCCCAATCACCCCGCGGCGCTGGCACTGCTGACGCGCACGGGGCCGCTCGCGGTCTCCAGCGCGAATCTCACGGGTCATCCCGCGGCGCTGACGTGCGCGGATGCGCAATCGCAGCTGGGGGATTCGATCGGGTGCTACCTGGACGGAGGCAGCGCACCCGGGCAGATCGCCTCGACCATCGTCGACGCCACCGGCGGATCGGCGCGGGTCGTCAGGCTCGGTGCCATCGACGTGGCCGCGTTGGAGGCAGTGATCGGCTCCGTGGAACTTGCCCCGGGGGTGCCGGCGAACTCGTCCTCCCCTGCGAACCCCAGCCACGGGCCCGAGGCGCGATGA
- a CDS encoding MraY family glycosyltransferase, with protein MRVYLLVCLVAAVVTFLLTPLARWIATRSGAYTAVRARDVHTVPTPRLGGLAMLGGLVVSFVIASHIPFLQPVFRDSGNTAWGVIGGAAIVCAIGVVDDIWDLDWMIKLVGQILAAGLMAWQGVQLITLPIGGLTIGSSRMSLFVTVLMIVVAMNAVNFVDGLDGLAAGVVAIGGGAFFVYTYILTLNSSPLDYASLASLVVAALVGVCVGFLPFNFHQARIFMGDSGSMLIGLTLAAAAIIITGKIDPEKISGGQTIPVYLPMLLPFAVLVLPLLDMTMAVIRRLAQGKSPFHPDRRHLHHRLLSIGHTHRRAVFVMYLWTGVFAFGGVSLVAFPWRDVVVGTLIASAVALVLTLGPLRGRGGYDDHRTARHATRAR; from the coding sequence ATGAGGGTCTATCTGCTTGTCTGCCTCGTCGCGGCAGTCGTGACGTTTCTGCTGACGCCACTGGCGAGGTGGATTGCGACGCGATCCGGGGCGTACACCGCGGTGCGGGCGCGCGACGTTCACACCGTCCCCACCCCGCGCCTGGGCGGTCTTGCCATGCTGGGCGGACTCGTCGTCTCGTTCGTGATCGCCTCGCACATACCGTTTCTGCAGCCGGTCTTTCGGGACTCCGGAAACACGGCGTGGGGCGTTATCGGCGGCGCGGCAATCGTGTGCGCCATCGGGGTCGTCGATGACATATGGGACCTTGACTGGATGATCAAGCTCGTCGGGCAGATCCTTGCCGCCGGCCTCATGGCGTGGCAGGGCGTGCAGCTGATCACGCTGCCCATCGGTGGCCTCACCATAGGTTCGAGCCGCATGTCACTATTCGTGACGGTGCTGATGATCGTGGTCGCGATGAACGCGGTCAACTTCGTTGACGGTCTCGACGGGCTTGCCGCGGGTGTGGTCGCGATCGGCGGCGGCGCCTTCTTCGTCTACACCTACATACTCACGCTCAATTCGAGCCCGCTCGATTACGCGTCGCTGGCCTCCCTGGTCGTCGCCGCGCTGGTTGGGGTTTGCGTAGGGTTCTTGCCATTCAACTTCCACCAGGCGCGGATCTTCATGGGGGACTCCGGGTCAATGCTGATCGGACTCACCCTGGCCGCCGCCGCGATCATTATCACCGGAAAAATCGATCCCGAAAAGATCAGCGGCGGGCAGACGATCCCCGTCTACCTGCCGATGCTGCTGCCGTTCGCGGTGCTGGTTCTGCCGCTGCTCGACATGACCATGGCAGTGATTCGGCGGCTCGCCCAGGGGAAATCACCGTTCCACCCCGACCGTCGCCACCTGCACCACCGCTTGCTCTCGATCGGGCACACCCACCGGCGTGCGGTGTTCGTCATGTACCTGTGGACCGGCGTCTTCGCCTTCGGCGGGGTTTCCTTGGTGGCGTTCCCGTGGCGCGACGTGGTCGTGGGGACGCTGATAGCCTCCGCGGTGGCCCTGGTGCTGACGCTGGGGCCGCTGCGCGGCAGGGGCGGCTACGACGATCACCGGACGGCCCGACACGCCACCCGTGCTCGCTAG
- the atpB gene encoding F0F1 ATP synthase subunit A has protein sequence MITLDTLVLASGGESGEFHAPSLADFFPPAIWFEGTIFEITRLQLAQFLATAVILVILVAVTRRAAVVPGRFQNVIELILDFVRVQIVESTMGRERGKKYIGMITTIFITVLAFNLTSIVPGLNLSVNSRIGVPMLLALWVFFSYWAAGIKRLGFWGYIKTNLFPPGVPFFVYPILAPIELLQLLIVRPGSLLIRLLANMVAGHITLALCYLATNYLLLYASVSLKAFGGLTFVAGIAMTLFEVFVAALQAYIFALLAAAYINMSLEDEH, from the coding sequence ATGATCACGCTCGATACGCTCGTTCTCGCCAGTGGCGGTGAATCGGGAGAGTTCCACGCACCGTCGCTAGCGGACTTCTTTCCACCGGCCATCTGGTTCGAAGGCACGATCTTCGAGATCACCAGGTTGCAGTTGGCGCAATTTCTGGCCACCGCGGTCATCCTCGTTATCCTCGTCGCTGTCACGCGCCGCGCTGCGGTGGTTCCCGGCCGGTTCCAAAACGTTATCGAGCTGATCCTCGATTTCGTGCGGGTGCAGATCGTTGAATCGACGATGGGCCGCGAACGCGGCAAGAAGTACATCGGGATGATCACCACGATCTTCATCACCGTGCTCGCGTTCAACCTGACGTCGATAGTTCCCGGTCTCAACCTCTCCGTGAACTCGCGCATCGGCGTGCCGATGCTGCTCGCACTGTGGGTGTTCTTCTCCTACTGGGCTGCCGGAATCAAGCGACTCGGCTTTTGGGGTTACATCAAGACGAACCTGTTTCCACCGGGCGTTCCCTTCTTCGTGTACCCCATCCTCGCTCCCATCGAACTCCTGCAATTGCTCATCGTCAGGCCCGGATCGCTGCTGATCCGATTGCTGGCCAATATGGTGGCGGGTCACATCACGCTCGCGCTGTGCTACCTGGCAACGAACTACCTGCTCCTCTACGCAAGCGTGAGCCTGAAGGCCTTCGGCGGGCTGACCTTCGTCGCCGGTATCGCGATGACACTTTTCGAGGTGTTCGTCGCGGCCCTCCAGGCGTACATCTTCGCCCTCCTGGCCGCCGCCTACATCAACATGTCTTTGGAGGACGAGCACTGA
- the atpE gene encoding ATP synthase F0 subunit C yields the protein MDVTNLAEIAGNLNTIGYGIAALGPGIGLGILIGKTIEGIARQPETANQLRSTMFIGLAFVEILALLGFVLALIS from the coding sequence GTGGACGTCACGAATCTCGCGGAAATCGCAGGCAACCTGAACACCATCGGTTACGGTATTGCGGCTCTTGGCCCCGGTATTGGTTTGGGTATCCTCATCGGCAAGACGATCGAGGGCATTGCCCGCCAGCCTGAGACCGCCAACCAGCTGCGCTCGACCATGTTCATCGGTCTTGCATTCGTCGAAATCCTCGCGCTCCTGGGCTTCGTTCTCGCCCTGATCAGCTAA
- a CDS encoding F0F1 ATP synthase subunit B — translation MTSFLAAGTESVEGIRLFIPEPSEIFWSAIVLVIIAIVVIRVALPKINKVLDERTALIEGGIAKADEAQAQAAALLSQQDEELRAARAEAARIREEARGEGSAIVAEHRKTASQEADRITEAAMRQIESERQQAAIALRDEVGTLATELAAKIVGESLDDVARQSRVVDRFLADLDESTASTKGN, via the coding sequence ATGACAAGTTTCTTGGCTGCTGGAACAGAGAGCGTCGAGGGGATCCGGCTATTCATCCCCGAGCCTTCCGAGATCTTTTGGTCAGCGATCGTTCTGGTCATCATCGCGATCGTCGTCATCCGCGTGGCGTTGCCAAAAATCAACAAAGTGCTGGACGAGCGCACCGCCTTGATTGAGGGCGGTATCGCGAAGGCGGATGAAGCCCAGGCGCAGGCCGCCGCGTTGCTATCCCAACAGGATGAGGAGTTGCGCGCCGCGCGCGCAGAGGCTGCTCGGATTCGGGAAGAAGCCCGCGGTGAGGGCAGCGCGATCGTCGCCGAGCACCGCAAGACTGCATCGCAAGAGGCCGACCGAATCACCGAGGCCGCGATGCGACAGATCGAATCTGAACGTCAACAGGCGGCTATCGCGCTGCGTGATGAGGTGGGCACGCTCGCCACGGAACTCGCCGCGAAGATCGTCGGCGAATCGCTGGACGACGTTGCTCGTCAGTCGCGTGTGGTTGATCGTTTCCTTGCTGATCTTGACGAATCGACCGCATCTACCAAGGGGAACTAA
- a CDS encoding F0F1 ATP synthase subunit delta, with product MRGTSLASREATLAAFAPVLEAAGEEAVSYGKQLLDVVDLLDANGTVRRALTDPARDAQAKASLIQGLFGPHVAAAVCTALVDAIGHRWIRIGDFVSAIEHLGFVAVFYGARNGGRLEEVSQELWFASQALAGQPEVRTALTDPRADARARGELVGSLFADKVSEEALTLIVRAAAYPRGRHLVPFLQSLSDLGATLRNRTVAHVTSNTALSEEQIERIESILGRKYGRRIQVDVTVDRSVIGGVRIQVGPDVVDQTVVSRLTDIRRQIAS from the coding sequence ATGCGTGGAACATCCCTGGCCTCGCGTGAAGCTACGCTTGCTGCCTTCGCGCCCGTGCTCGAGGCTGCGGGCGAGGAGGCGGTATCCTACGGCAAGCAGCTCCTCGACGTTGTCGATCTGTTGGACGCTAACGGAACCGTTCGACGCGCGCTCACGGATCCGGCTCGGGATGCCCAGGCGAAGGCCAGTTTGATCCAGGGGCTCTTCGGCCCGCACGTCGCTGCAGCGGTTTGCACCGCGCTCGTGGACGCCATCGGCCACAGGTGGATTCGCATCGGTGATTTCGTATCGGCGATCGAACACCTCGGCTTCGTGGCTGTGTTCTACGGTGCCCGCAATGGCGGGCGCCTGGAGGAAGTGAGCCAGGAACTGTGGTTCGCCAGCCAGGCCCTTGCCGGGCAGCCCGAGGTGCGCACCGCGCTCACGGATCCGCGGGCGGACGCCCGGGCGCGCGGCGAGCTGGTCGGGTCGTTGTTCGCCGACAAGGTGAGCGAGGAAGCGCTCACGCTCATCGTGCGCGCCGCGGCGTACCCACGGGGACGGCACCTGGTTCCCTTCCTGCAATCGTTGTCGGATCTCGGCGCCACACTGCGGAACCGTACGGTTGCGCACGTCACGTCCAACACCGCTCTTTCTGAAGAACAGATCGAACGCATCGAATCGATCCTCGGGCGCAAGTACGGGCGGCGCATTCAGGTGGATGTCACCGTCGATCGTTCCGTCATCGGGGGTGTCCGCATCCAGGTGGGACCGGACGTGGTGGATCAAACGGTCGTTTCACGACTCACCGACATACGCAGGCAGATTGCCAGCTAA
- the atpA gene encoding F0F1 ATP synthase subunit alpha yields MAELTIKPEEIRAALDSFVKSYKPKGAVSEEVGRVTLAADGIAQVEGLPGAMANELLRFEDGTLGLALNLDVREIGVVILGEFSGIEEGQEVRRTGEVLSVAVGDGYLGRVVDPLGNPIDGLGEIATVGRRALELQAPGVMQRKSVHEPLQTGIKAIDAMIPIGRGQRQLIIGDRQTGKTAIAIDAIINQKQNWLSGDPSKQVRCIYVAVGQKGSTIAAVRGALEEAGALEYTTIVAAPASDPAGFKYVAPYTGSAIGQHWMYEGKHVLIVFDDLSKQAEAYRAVSLLLRRPPGREAYPGDVFYLHSRLLERCAKLSDEMGAGSMTGLPIIETKANDVSAYIPTNVISITDGQIFLQSDLFNADQRPAVDVGISVSRVGGSAQIKAMKKVSGTLKLDLAQFRSLEAFAMFASDLDAASRAQLNRGARLLELLKQGQYDPYPVENQVVSVWAGTKGKLDDVPVADVRRFESELLDHLRRNSDVLETIASTGKLEDETESALDKAVEEFRLGFLTADGSPLLGDEEAEETGLTPEPEQIVKQKKA; encoded by the coding sequence ATGGCTGAGCTGACGATCAAGCCGGAGGAGATCCGGGCTGCGCTAGACAGCTTCGTGAAGTCGTACAAGCCCAAGGGCGCGGTCAGCGAAGAGGTTGGACGCGTCACACTAGCGGCTGACGGTATTGCACAGGTTGAGGGACTCCCTGGCGCGATGGCGAATGAACTGCTGCGCTTTGAGGACGGCACGCTCGGCCTCGCGCTGAACCTGGATGTGCGCGAAATCGGTGTGGTCATCCTGGGGGAGTTCTCGGGGATCGAAGAGGGCCAGGAAGTGCGCCGCACGGGCGAGGTGCTTTCGGTAGCCGTCGGCGACGGTTACCTGGGACGAGTCGTCGATCCGCTGGGCAACCCGATCGACGGGCTGGGCGAGATCGCGACGGTCGGGCGCCGGGCGCTTGAGCTACAGGCACCGGGCGTTATGCAGCGCAAGAGCGTCCACGAGCCGTTGCAGACCGGCATCAAGGCGATCGATGCGATGATTCCGATTGGTCGCGGGCAGCGCCAGCTGATCATCGGGGACCGGCAAACGGGTAAGACTGCTATCGCCATCGACGCGATCATCAATCAGAAGCAGAACTGGCTGTCGGGGGACCCGAGTAAGCAGGTGCGCTGCATCTACGTCGCTGTCGGCCAGAAGGGCTCGACCATCGCGGCGGTTCGCGGGGCGCTTGAGGAAGCCGGAGCCCTGGAGTACACGACCATCGTCGCCGCCCCGGCCTCCGATCCTGCCGGATTCAAGTACGTGGCGCCCTACACCGGTTCAGCAATCGGGCAGCACTGGATGTACGAGGGCAAGCACGTCCTGATCGTTTTCGATGACCTATCGAAGCAGGCGGAAGCCTACCGCGCAGTCTCCCTGCTGCTGCGCCGCCCGCCGGGCCGCGAGGCGTACCCGGGCGACGTCTTCTACCTCCACTCCCGCCTGCTGGAACGCTGCGCGAAGCTCTCGGACGAGATGGGGGCCGGATCGATGACCGGCCTGCCGATCATCGAGACGAAGGCGAACGACGTTTCCGCCTACATCCCGACCAACGTCATCTCGATTACCGACGGGCAGATCTTCTTGCAGTCGGATCTGTTCAACGCGGACCAGCGGCCTGCCGTCGACGTCGGCATTTCGGTGTCCCGGGTCGGCGGATCGGCGCAGATCAAGGCGATGAAGAAGGTTTCCGGAACCCTGAAACTGGACCTGGCGCAGTTCCGGTCCCTGGAGGCATTCGCGATGTTCGCTTCGGACCTCGACGCCGCCTCGCGGGCGCAGCTCAACCGCGGTGCACGACTCCTCGAACTCCTCAAGCAGGGGCAGTACGACCCCTACCCCGTTGAGAACCAGGTCGTTTCGGTTTGGGCCGGAACAAAAGGCAAACTCGATGACGTGCCCGTTGCCGATGTGCGCCGCTTCGAGTCCGAGCTGCTGGACCACCTGCGGCGCAACTCGGATGTCTTGGAGACAATCGCCTCGACCGGAAAGCTCGAAGACGAAACCGAATCCGCGCTGGATAAGGCCGTCGAAGAGTTCCGGCTCGGATTCTTGACCGCGGACGGCTCCCCGCTGTTGGGTGACGAGGAGGCGGAAGAGACCGGATTGACCCCGGAGCCGGAGCAGATCGTCAAGCAGAAGAAGGCCTGA
- a CDS encoding F0F1 ATP synthase subunit gamma produces the protein MAGAQRIYRARIRSTQSLKKVFRAQELIAASRIGKARARANAARPYAIAITQAVSAVATHSDIQHPLASQRTDTKRVAVLLVTADRGMAGAYTANVLREGERLIESFAEQGREVDLYVTGRRGVGYFSYRGREIAGSWTGESDAPSTQTADAIAAELLARFLAPAAAGGVAELHVVYTRFVNMVTQEPTILRLLPLEVVDGVAPVSADDVLPLYDFEPSAHEVLDALLPRYIRARIYSILLQAAASELASRQRAMHTATDNAEDLIRTYTRLANQARQGEITQEITEIVSGADALKAS, from the coding sequence GTGGCGGGAGCTCAACGGATCTATCGAGCGCGCATACGCTCGACGCAATCGCTGAAGAAGGTGTTCAGGGCGCAGGAGCTGATCGCCGCGTCGCGGATTGGGAAGGCCAGGGCGCGCGCAAATGCCGCCCGTCCCTACGCGATCGCGATCACGCAGGCGGTTTCGGCCGTCGCGACGCACTCTGATATCCAGCACCCGCTGGCATCGCAGCGCACCGACACCAAACGTGTCGCCGTGTTGCTGGTGACCGCCGACCGCGGCATGGCCGGGGCCTACACCGCGAATGTCCTGCGGGAGGGCGAACGACTCATAGAATCGTTCGCTGAGCAGGGCCGCGAGGTGGATCTCTACGTCACCGGTCGCCGGGGTGTCGGCTATTTCAGTTATCGCGGGCGCGAAATCGCGGGCAGCTGGACGGGGGAGTCCGATGCCCCCTCGACGCAAACCGCCGATGCAATCGCGGCGGAACTGCTGGCTCGCTTCCTGGCCCCGGCCGCCGCGGGCGGCGTCGCCGAACTGCACGTGGTCTACACGCGGTTCGTGAACATGGTTACGCAAGAACCCACGATTCTGCGGTTGTTGCCGCTCGAGGTTGTCGACGGTGTGGCTCCCGTTTCAGCGGACGATGTGCTGCCACTGTACGACTTCGAGCCTTCCGCCCACGAGGTTCTCGACGCGTTGCTGCCGCGCTATATCAGGGCGCGCATCTATTCGATCCTGTTGCAAGCGGCGGCCTCGGAGCTGGCGTCGCGGCAGCGTGCCATGCACACCGCGACCGACAACGCCGAGGATCTGATCCGCACGTACACGCGGCTTGCGAACCAGGCTCGCCAGGGTGAGATTACGCAAGAAATCACCGAGATCGTCTCGGGTGCAGATGCATTGAAGGCATCATGA